From the Megalops cyprinoides isolate fMegCyp1 chromosome 21, fMegCyp1.pri, whole genome shotgun sequence genome, one window contains:
- the gmeb1 gene encoding glucocorticoid modulatory element-binding protein 1, with translation MADTEVTVSMGDVVVVNAAGEEGDPNDVSKTQVILQLQPITQGIGEECAETDTAVIGAETVNQEVTTAEGEEVEFGYPITCGESKAVLLFKKFVCPGINVKCVKYDDQLISPKQFVHLAGKATLKDWKRAIRLGGVMLRKMMDSRQIDFYQHDTVCTNTCRSTKFDLLISNTRLPLQGSELPTPTVPQGNGGQAAVVDDRPEEASTTVEFSPRPVAIVTETESKRETEDISEETLNFWKGIADVGLMGEVVANIRTELLELLTGVQQRSATLQEPDVAVLSSLGQVFGLLNTVKRVLDSRRSQTDPSQEEFLSTLTGLEQQLEEQKKQARDWRARSRALHNMVFTSSGAPKPPAKRPRLQRPASAGLLSTSATQQQGQLPQQFTVLSPITLSPMGQPFTMTGLPVATLGQQPNTVTLHTLPAGSQLFTRYAASATGKADTITLHPTSSLTLLSTAAMQEPSQLGAIVSPVELVHLAHEDEAEAGDRGEGGGESRPEDGEMVEGAVLVQEAGVEVEEAEDEGQTHTTVIEIDPAPGDHADGVVGLQLEGEVVGEEGGVVVQGEMEVLGEEGGVVVQGEMEMVGEGEGASVVVQGEVEEVEGLQMEPQEQLHDVQIVVVEDEAHEEAK, from the exons ATGGCGGACACAGAGGTCACAGTGTCCATGGGGGACGTGGTGGTGGTTAATGCCGCCGGAGAGGAGGGTGACCCCAACGATGTCAGCAAGACACAGGTCATCCTTCAGCTCCAGCCTATCACACAGGG GATAGGTGAAGAATGTGCCGAGacagacactgctgtcattgGTGCAGAAACAGTCAATCAGG AAGTAACCACAGCTgaaggggaggaggtggagttTGGTTATCCAATCACGTGCGGCGAGAGCAAAGCGGTGCTGCTGTTCAAGAAGTTTGTTTGCCCGGGGATCAATGTGAAGTGTGTGAAG TATGACGACCAGCTGATCAGCCCCAAGCAGTTCGTGCACCTGGCGGGAAAAGCCACCCTGAAAGATTGGAAGAGGGCGATCCGACTGGGCGGAGTCATGCTCAG AAAAATGATGGACTCGCGGCAGATTGACTTCTACCAGCACGACACAGTGTGCACCAACACCTGCCGCAGCACCAAGTTCGACCTGCTGATCAGCAACACCCGGCTCCCCCTGCAGGGCAGCGAGCTGCCGACACCCACTGTCCCGCAAG gTAATGGAGGTCAGGCCGCCGTAGTGGACGACCGGCCAGAGGAAGCCTCGACCACCGTGGAATTCAGCCCCAGGCCGGTCGCCATAGTAACAGAGACGGAAAGCAAGCGAGAAACAGAAGATATCTCTG aggaGACCCTGAACTTCTGGAAGGGCATCGCGGATGTGGGGCTGATGGGCGAGGTGGTGGCTAACATCCGCACCGAGCTGCTGGAGCTTCTGacaggggtacagcagcggaGCGCCACCCTGCAGGAGCCAG ATGTGGCAGTGCTGAGCAGCCTGGGCCAGGTGTTTGGGCTGCTGAACACGGTCAAGCGGGTCCTGGACAGCAGGCGAAGCCAGACGGACCCTAGCCAGGAGGAGTTCCTCAGCACTCTGACAG ggctggagcagcagctggaggagcagaagaaaCAGGCGCGTGATTGGCGGGCCCGCTCTCGCGCGCTCCACAACATGGTCTTCACGTCGTCGGGGGCCCCCAAGCCGCCCGCCAAACGGCCGCGTCTGCAGCGCCCCGCCTCGGCGGGCCTGCTCAGCACCTCCGCCacccagcagcagggccagctGCCCCAGCAGTTCACCGTCCTCTCCCCCATCACGCTGTCCCCCATGGGCCAGCCGTTCACCATGACCGGCCTGCCCGTGGCCACGCTGGGCCAGCAACCCAATACCGtcaccctgcacaccctgcccGCCGGCTCCCAGCTCTTCACCCGCTACGCCGCCAGCGCCACCGGCAAGGCCGACACCATCACTCTCCACCCCACCTCCAGCCTGACGCTGCTCAGCACGGCCGCCATGCAGGAGCCCAGCCAGCTGGGGGCGATCGTGAGCCCGGTGGAGCTGGTGCACCTGGCCCACGAGGACGAAGCGGAGGCCGGGGACAGGGGCGAGGGCGGGGGGGAGAGCAGGCCGGAGGACGGGGAGATGGTGGAAGGGGCAGTACTGGTGCAGGAGGccggggtggaggtggaggaggcggaggacgAGGGCCAGACGCACACCACAGTCATCGAGATCGACCCGGCGCCGGGCGACCACGCGGACGGGGTGGtggggctgcagctggagggggaggtggtgggcGAGGAGGGCGGGGTGGTGGTGCAGGGCGAGATGGAGGTgttgggggaggagggcggTGTTGTGGTGCAGGGTGAGATGGAAATGGTGGGCGAGGGGGAAGGGGCCAGTGTTGTGGTGCAAGgcgaggtggaggaggtggaggggctGCAGATGGAGCCTCAGGAGCAGCTCCATGACGTGCAGATAGTGGTCGTCGAAGACGAGGCGCACGAAGAGGCCAAATGA
- the LOC118796250 gene encoding ras-related protein Rab-39B-like, giving the protein MDILWQYQFRIILLGDSTVGKSSLLKRFTDGIYSDVADPTVGVDFYARSLEIEPGVKIKLQLWDTAGQERFRSITTSYYRNSVGGLLVFDLTNRKTFDHVREWHREVSEHVLPHHMVYILIGHKSDLSKDRKVTREEAEDLAAVLGIRYVETSAKCNSNVDRAFELLTRDIYELMKMGEIDAREGWDGVKSGLSAKVLYPAEEEAEQEKSCNC; this is encoded by the exons ATGGATATTTTGTGGCAATACCAGTTCCGGATTATTTTGCTAGGCGATTCGACGGTGGGGAAATCGTCTTTGCTGAAGCGCTTCACGGATGGGATATATAGCGATGTGGCGGACCCGACGGTCGGTGTGGATTTCTATGCCAGGTCGCTGGAAATCGAACCGGGGGTGAAAATCAAACTCCAGCTTTGGGACACTGCTGGTCAAGAACGCTTCAG GTCAATCACTACCTCCTACTATCGAAATTCCGTCGGCGGGCTGCTGGTGTTTGACCTGACCAATCGCAAGACCTTTGATCATGTGAGGGAGTGGCACCGGGAGGTGAGCGAGCACGTGCTGCCCCATCACATGGTCTACATCCTGATTGGTCACAAGAGCGACCTGAGCAAGGACCGCAAGGTGACCCGCGAGGAGGCGGAGGACCTGGCGGCTGTGCTGGGCATACGCTACGTGGAGACGTCGGCCAAGTGCAACAGCAATGTGGACCGGGCCTTCGAGCTCCTGACCCGGGACATCTACGAGCTGATGAAGATGGGCGAGATCGATGCCCGCGAGGGCTGGGACGGGGTCAAGAGTGGCCTTAGCGCCAAGGTGCTGTATCCCGCCGAGGAAGAGGCGGAGCAGGAGAAGAGCTGTAACTGctga